The following are from one region of the Megachile rotundata isolate GNS110a chromosome 15, iyMegRotu1, whole genome shotgun sequence genome:
- the Nrx-IV gene encoding neurexin-4 isoform X6, translating to MNTIRCFVFVFTITSNSFTSAYDECNEPLLERAHLTATTSLPERGPNNAKLNGGNAWTASSSDFDQYLIVDLGQVMNITAVATQGRAVQNEYVMEYGISYGTNGLDYVDFKEEDGNVKMFKGNTDGDTTKLNKFEVPIIAQWIRINPTRWRDRISLRIELYGCNYVSDVLSFNGSSLLRYDLLREPIETDRHFIRFRFKTNNADGVLMYSRGTQGDYIALQLRDNRMLLNIDLGSGIMTSLSVGSLLDDNMWHDVLISRNRKNISFSVDRVLIKGRIKGAFHRLDLNRALYIGGVPNKQDGLVVNQNFTGCIENFYLNSTGIIHDLINTEITGENLRYYKVNTVYSCPEPPIIPVTFLTHGSYARLKGYEGISSLNVSLTFRTYEDKGIILYHQFTSPGYVKLFLENGKLKVDIQTNESPRVTLDNFDENFNDGKWHQVILTISKNSLILNVDGTPMRTKRMLKMITGPVYLIGGMIGVESNRGFVGCMRMISIDGNYKIPTDWKEEEYCCKNEIVFDACQMMDRCNPNPCKHSGICRQNSDEFFCDCANTGYTGAVCHTSLNPLSCEAYKNINSVSQRADIKIDVDGSGPLKPFPVVCEFYTDGRVRTILRHNNERMTPVDGFQEPGSFVQDIIYDADMDQIIALLNRSMNCRQRISYECVHSKLFNSPAQGDYFRPNSWWVSRNNQKMDYWGGALPGSRKCECGILGNCADSTKWCNCDADLDGPLEDSGDITEKEYLPVKQLRFGDTGTPVDDKKGHYTLGPLICEGDDLFMNVVTFRIVDATINLPTFDIGHSGDIFFEFKTTIDDAVIIHSKGPTDYIKISIVSGNQIQFQYLAGSGPLTVSVQTSYRLADNRWHSVSVERNRKEARIVVDGALKNEVREPPGPVRALHLTSDLVVGATTEYRDGYVGCIRALLLNGQLQDLRTYGRQGLYGISEGCMGKCESNPCLNNGTCHERYDGYSCDCRWTAFKGPICADEIGVNMRPSSMIKYDFMGSWRSTISEKIRVGFTTTNPKGFLLGLFSNISGEYMTIMVSNSGHLRVVFDFGFERQEVIFPNKHFGLGQYHDVRVGRKNSGATLVLQVDNYEPKEFHFNIKASADAQFNNIQYMYIGRNESMTEGFAGCISRVEFDDIYPLKLLFQENGPENVRSLGTSLTEDFCGVEPITHPPDIVETRPPPQVDEEKVRAAYNETDTAILGSVLAIIIIALVVMAVLIGRYMSRHKGEYLTQEDKGAEIALDPDSAVVHSATGHQVQKKKEWFI from the exons ATGAATACTATCAGGTGTTTTGTGTTCGTGTTCACAATTACAAGTAATTCATTTACTTCTGCGT atgATGAATGTAACGAGCCACTTTTGGAGAGAGCTCACTTAACAGCCACTACGTCATTGCCCGAAAGAGGTCCGAATAATGCCAAACTCAATG GCGGAAACGCATGGACGGCTAGCAGCTCAGACTTTGATCAGTACCTTATAGTCGACCTGGGTCAAGTAATGAATATCACAGCCGTGGCGACCCAGGGGCGAGCAGTTCAAAATGAGTATGTTATGGAATATGGTATCAGTTATGGTACAAATGGCCTGGACTATGTTGATTTCAAAGAAGAAGATGGTAATGTTAAG ATGTTTAAGGGTAACACAGATGGTGACACCACAAAACTTAATAAATTCGAAGTACCAATTATTGCACAATGGATTAGAATAAATCCAACACGATGGCGCGATAGAATATCCTTAAGAATAGAATTATATGGATGTAATTATG tGTCCGATGTTCTTTCCTTTAATGGTTCATCTCTTCTGCGATATGATTTGTTGAGAGAACCTATAGAAACAGACAGACATTTTATACGTTTTCGATTTAAAACAAATAACGCTGATGGAGTTCTAATGTATTCACGCGGTACACAAGGAGATTATATAGCTTTACAATTAAGAGATAATAGAATGTTATTAAATATCGATCTTGGATCTGGTATTATGACAAGTTTATCCGTTGGAAGTCTTTTGGATGACAATATGTGGCACGATGTTTTAATATCTCGCaacagaaaaaatatttcattctctGTAGATAGAGTATTAATCAAAGGAAGAATAAAAGGAGCATTCCATAGATTAGATCTAAATAGAGCA CTTTACATAGGTGGCGTACCTAACAAACAGGATGGTTTAGTGGTTAATCAAAATTTTACAGGATGCATAGAAAACTTTTACTTAAATTCAACAGGCATTATTCACGATTTAATAAATACTGAAATCACCGGTGAAAATTTAAGATACTACAAAGTAAATACGGTTTacagttgtccagaaccacctATTATTCCTGTTACATTTTTGACTCATGGATCATATGCCAGACTTAAAGGATACGAAGGAATATCCTCTTTGAACGTATCTCTTACTTTTCGAACATACGAAGATAAGGGAATTATTTTGTATCATCAGTTTACTTCGCCAGGATATGTAAAG CTATTTTTAGAAAACGGCAAACTTAAAGTTGATATCCAAACAAACGAAAGTCCACGAGTAACTTTAGATAATTTCGATGAAAATTTTAACGATGGTAAATGGCATCAAGTTATTCTAACAATTTCCAAGAACAGTCTTATTTTGAATGTCGATGGAACGCCTATGAGGACTAAACGTATGTTAAAAATGATAACTGGACCAGTGTATTTGATCGGTGGTATGATTGGGGTAGAAAGTAATCGCGGTTTCGTTGGTTGTATGCGAATGATAAGCATCGATGGTAATTATAAGATACCAACTGACTGGAAGGAGGAGGAATATTGTTGCAAAAACGAGATTGTTTTTGATGCGTGTCAAATGATGGATCGCTGTAATCCAAATCCATGCAAACATTCTGGGATTTGTCGTCAAAATTCTGATGAATTCTTCTGTGATTGTGCCAATACAGGATATACTGGAGCCGTATGCCATACTT CCTTAAATCCTCTTTCGTGCGAAGCGTATAAGAATATTAATTCAGTCAGTCAACGAGCAGACATCAAGATAGACGTTGACGGAAGTGGTCCATTGAAACCATTCCCTGTAGTCTGCGAATTCTATACCGATGGACGCGTGAGAACGATTTTACGACATAATAATGAACGTATGACACCCGTAGACGGGTTCCAAGAGCCAGGTAGTTTCGTTCAAGATATAATTTACGACGCAGACATGGATCAAATTATAGCTCTTCTCAATAGATCCATGAATTGTAGGCAGAGGATTAGTTACGAATGTGTACATTCCAAGTTATTTAATTCACCAG CTCAAGGAGATTATTTTAGACCGAATTCGTGGTGGGTCAGTAGAAACAATCAAAAAATGGACTATTGGGGAGGTGCATTACCTGGTTCACGTAAATGTGAATGCGGTATACTTGGAAATTGCGCGGATTCTACTAAATGGTGCAATTGCGATGCCGACTTGGATGGTCCTCTCGAAGACAGTGGCGATATTACAGAAAAGGAATATCTTCCTGTGAAGCAATTGCGATTCGGTGATACCGGTACGCCGGTCGATGACAAGAAGGGTCACTACACGCTAGGTCCCCTTATTTGCGAAGGCGATG ATTTGTTCATGAACGTAGTAACATTCCGCATTGTTGATGCTACCATCAATCTACCAACCTTTGATATCGGTCACAGCGGTGATATCTTTTTTGAGTTCAAAACAACCATAGATGACGCTGTAATAATCCACAGTAAAGGACCGACAGATTATATAAAGATCTCCATAGTCAGTGGAAACCAGATTCAGTTCCAGTATTTGGCAGGCAGTGGTCCTCTTACTGTGAGCGTGCAAACATCGTATAGATTGGCTGATAACCGATGGCATTCAGTGTCGGTCGAACGAAACCGTAAGGAAGCTAGAATCGTGGTCGACGGAGCATTGAAGAACGAAGTGCGAGAACCTCCAGGCCCAGTAAGAGCGCTTCACCTCACGTCGGATCTCGTGGTTGGTGCTACGACAGAATATAGGGACGGTTACGTGGGTTGTATCAGAGCCCTTCTTCTAAACGGTCAGTTGCAAGATTTAAGAACCTATGGACGACAAGGTCTGTACGGAATTTCTGAAGGTTGTATGGGCAAATGTGAAAGCAACCCGTGTCTCAACAACGGTACGTGCCATGAAAGATACGACGGATATTCGTGCGACTGTCGTTGGACCGCGTTCAAAGGTCCTATTTGCGCAGACG AAATTGGTGTAAATATGCGGCCCAGTTCCATGATAAAGTATGATTTCATGGGTAGTTGGCGTTCAACGATTTCTGAGAAGATTAGAGTCGGTTTTACAACAACGAATCCTAAAGGATTTTTGCTCGGtctcttttcaaatatttctggaGAATACATGACGATTATGGTATCGAACAGTGGACATTTGCGCGTTGTTTTCGATTTCGGTTTCGAGCGTCAAGAAGTTATATTTCCCAATAAGCATTTCGGTTTAGGACAATATCACGATGTCCGAGTAGGCAGAAAGAATTCTGGAGCAACTCTCGTGTTGCAAGTGGATAATTACGAGCCGAAAGAATTTCATTTTAACATTAAAGCTTCTGCCGATGCACAgttcaataatattcaatatatgTACATAGGAAGAAATGAATCCATGACAGAGGGATTTGCTGGTTGCATATCTAGAGTAGAATTCGATGATATTTACCCTCTGAAATTATTATTCCAAGAAAACGGGCCAGAAAACGTTCGTTCCTTGGGCACCTCGCTCACCGAAGATTTCTGCGGTGTAGAACCAATTACGCATCCACCCGATATCGTCGAAACCCGTCCACCACCACAGGTAGACGAAGAAAAAGTTCGAGCTGCTTACAACGAAACCGATACAGCGATTTTAGGAAGTGTTttagctattattattatcgcgTTAGTGGTAATGGCAGTGCTTATAGGAAGATACATGTCGAGACACAAAGGTGAATATTTAACGCAAGAGGATAAAGGTGCGGAGATAGCGTTAGACCCAGACTCAGCAGTTGTTCATTCAGCAACGGGACATCAAGTTCAAAAGAAGAAAGAAtggtttatttaa
- the Nrx-IV gene encoding neurexin-4 isoform X5 encodes MNTIRCFVFVFTITSNSFTSAYDECNEPLLERAHLTATTSLPERGPNNAKLNGGSTWSPELSSYDQHLTVELGDRYEIRSIATRGRAHTNEYVTEYIVQYSDDGQAWASYESQDGVDEMFKGNTDGDTTKLNKFEVPIIAQWIRINPTRWRDRISLRIELYGCNYVSDVLSFNGSSLLRYDLLREPIETDRHFIRFRFKTNNADGVLMYSRGTQGDYIALQLRDNRMLLNIDLGSGIMTSLSVGSLLDDNMWHDVLISRNRKNISFSVDRVLIKGRIKGAFHRLDLNRALYIGGVPNKQDGLVVNQNFTGCIENFYLNSTGIIHDLINTEITGENLRYYKVNTVYSCPEPPIIPVTFLTHGSYARLKGYEGISSLNVSLTFRTYEDKGIILYHQFTSPGYVKLFLENGKLKVDIQTNESPRVTLDNFDENFNDGKWHQVILTISKNSLILNVDGTPMRTKRMLKMITGPVYLIGGMIGVESNRGFVGCMRMISIDGNYKIPTDWKEEEYCCKNEIVFDACQMMDRCNPNPCKHSGICRQNSDEFFCDCANTGYTGAVCHTSLNPLSCEAYKNINSVSQRADIKIDVDGSGPLKPFPVVCEFYTDGRVRTILRHNNERMTPVDGFQEPGSFVQDIIYDADMDQIIALLNRSMNCRQRISYECVHSKLFNSPVAQGDYFRPNSWWVSRNNQKMDYWGGALPGSRKCECGILGNCADSTKWCNCDADLDGPLEDSGDITEKEYLPVKQLRFGDTGTPVDDKKGHYTLGPLICEGDDLFMNVVTFRIVDATINLPTFDIGHSGDIFFEFKTTIDDAVIIHSKGPTDYIKISIVSGNQIQFQYLAGSGPLTVSVQTSYRLADNRWHSVSVERNRKEARIVVDGALKNEVREPPGPVRALHLTSDLVVGATTEYRDGYVGCIRALLLNGQLQDLRTYGRQGLYGISEGCMGKCESNPCLNNGTCHERYDGYSCDCRWTAFKGPICADEIGVNMRPSSMIKYDFMGSWRSTISEKIRVGFTTTNPKGFLLGLFSNISGEYMTIMVSNSGHLRVVFDFGFERQEVIFPNKHFGLGQYHDVRVGRKNSGATLVLQVDNYEPKEFHFNIKASADAQFNNIQYMYIGRNESMTEGFAGCISRVEFDDIYPLKLLFQENGPENVRSLGTSLTEDFCGVEPITHPPDIVETRPPPQVDEEKVRAAYNETDTAILGSVLAIIIIALVVMAVLIGRYMSRHKGEYLTQEDKGAEIALDPDSAVVHSATGHQVQKKKEWFI; translated from the exons ATGAATACTATCAGGTGTTTTGTGTTCGTGTTCACAATTACAAGTAATTCATTTACTTCTGCGT atgATGAATGTAACGAGCCACTTTTGGAGAGAGCTCACTTAACAGCCACTACGTCATTGCCCGAAAGAGGTCCGAATAATGCCAAACTCAATG GAGGTTCTACGTGGTCACCAGAGCTTAGCAGTTATGATCAACATCTTACTGTGGAACTGGGAGACAGATATGAGATACGCAGCATTGCCACACGAGGTCGTGCTCATACTAATGAATATGTGACAGAATACATTGTCCAGTATTCTGACGATGGTCAAGCCTGGGCCAGTTATGAAAGCCAGGATGGTGTAGATGAG ATGTTTAAGGGTAACACAGATGGTGACACCACAAAACTTAATAAATTCGAAGTACCAATTATTGCACAATGGATTAGAATAAATCCAACACGATGGCGCGATAGAATATCCTTAAGAATAGAATTATATGGATGTAATTATG tGTCCGATGTTCTTTCCTTTAATGGTTCATCTCTTCTGCGATATGATTTGTTGAGAGAACCTATAGAAACAGACAGACATTTTATACGTTTTCGATTTAAAACAAATAACGCTGATGGAGTTCTAATGTATTCACGCGGTACACAAGGAGATTATATAGCTTTACAATTAAGAGATAATAGAATGTTATTAAATATCGATCTTGGATCTGGTATTATGACAAGTTTATCCGTTGGAAGTCTTTTGGATGACAATATGTGGCACGATGTTTTAATATCTCGCaacagaaaaaatatttcattctctGTAGATAGAGTATTAATCAAAGGAAGAATAAAAGGAGCATTCCATAGATTAGATCTAAATAGAGCA CTTTACATAGGTGGCGTACCTAACAAACAGGATGGTTTAGTGGTTAATCAAAATTTTACAGGATGCATAGAAAACTTTTACTTAAATTCAACAGGCATTATTCACGATTTAATAAATACTGAAATCACCGGTGAAAATTTAAGATACTACAAAGTAAATACGGTTTacagttgtccagaaccacctATTATTCCTGTTACATTTTTGACTCATGGATCATATGCCAGACTTAAAGGATACGAAGGAATATCCTCTTTGAACGTATCTCTTACTTTTCGAACATACGAAGATAAGGGAATTATTTTGTATCATCAGTTTACTTCGCCAGGATATGTAAAG CTATTTTTAGAAAACGGCAAACTTAAAGTTGATATCCAAACAAACGAAAGTCCACGAGTAACTTTAGATAATTTCGATGAAAATTTTAACGATGGTAAATGGCATCAAGTTATTCTAACAATTTCCAAGAACAGTCTTATTTTGAATGTCGATGGAACGCCTATGAGGACTAAACGTATGTTAAAAATGATAACTGGACCAGTGTATTTGATCGGTGGTATGATTGGGGTAGAAAGTAATCGCGGTTTCGTTGGTTGTATGCGAATGATAAGCATCGATGGTAATTATAAGATACCAACTGACTGGAAGGAGGAGGAATATTGTTGCAAAAACGAGATTGTTTTTGATGCGTGTCAAATGATGGATCGCTGTAATCCAAATCCATGCAAACATTCTGGGATTTGTCGTCAAAATTCTGATGAATTCTTCTGTGATTGTGCCAATACAGGATATACTGGAGCCGTATGCCATACTT CCTTAAATCCTCTTTCGTGCGAAGCGTATAAGAATATTAATTCAGTCAGTCAACGAGCAGACATCAAGATAGACGTTGACGGAAGTGGTCCATTGAAACCATTCCCTGTAGTCTGCGAATTCTATACCGATGGACGCGTGAGAACGATTTTACGACATAATAATGAACGTATGACACCCGTAGACGGGTTCCAAGAGCCAGGTAGTTTCGTTCAAGATATAATTTACGACGCAGACATGGATCAAATTATAGCTCTTCTCAATAGATCCATGAATTGTAGGCAGAGGATTAGTTACGAATGTGTACATTCCAAGTTATTTAATTCACCAG tAGCTCAAGGAGATTATTTTAGACCGAATTCGTGGTGGGTCAGTAGAAACAATCAAAAAATGGACTATTGGGGAGGTGCATTACCTGGTTCACGTAAATGTGAATGCGGTATACTTGGAAATTGCGCGGATTCTACTAAATGGTGCAATTGCGATGCCGACTTGGATGGTCCTCTCGAAGACAGTGGCGATATTACAGAAAAGGAATATCTTCCTGTGAAGCAATTGCGATTCGGTGATACCGGTACGCCGGTCGATGACAAGAAGGGTCACTACACGCTAGGTCCCCTTATTTGCGAAGGCGATG ATTTGTTCATGAACGTAGTAACATTCCGCATTGTTGATGCTACCATCAATCTACCAACCTTTGATATCGGTCACAGCGGTGATATCTTTTTTGAGTTCAAAACAACCATAGATGACGCTGTAATAATCCACAGTAAAGGACCGACAGATTATATAAAGATCTCCATAGTCAGTGGAAACCAGATTCAGTTCCAGTATTTGGCAGGCAGTGGTCCTCTTACTGTGAGCGTGCAAACATCGTATAGATTGGCTGATAACCGATGGCATTCAGTGTCGGTCGAACGAAACCGTAAGGAAGCTAGAATCGTGGTCGACGGAGCATTGAAGAACGAAGTGCGAGAACCTCCAGGCCCAGTAAGAGCGCTTCACCTCACGTCGGATCTCGTGGTTGGTGCTACGACAGAATATAGGGACGGTTACGTGGGTTGTATCAGAGCCCTTCTTCTAAACGGTCAGTTGCAAGATTTAAGAACCTATGGACGACAAGGTCTGTACGGAATTTCTGAAGGTTGTATGGGCAAATGTGAAAGCAACCCGTGTCTCAACAACGGTACGTGCCATGAAAGATACGACGGATATTCGTGCGACTGTCGTTGGACCGCGTTCAAAGGTCCTATTTGCGCAGACG AAATTGGTGTAAATATGCGGCCCAGTTCCATGATAAAGTATGATTTCATGGGTAGTTGGCGTTCAACGATTTCTGAGAAGATTAGAGTCGGTTTTACAACAACGAATCCTAAAGGATTTTTGCTCGGtctcttttcaaatatttctggaGAATACATGACGATTATGGTATCGAACAGTGGACATTTGCGCGTTGTTTTCGATTTCGGTTTCGAGCGTCAAGAAGTTATATTTCCCAATAAGCATTTCGGTTTAGGACAATATCACGATGTCCGAGTAGGCAGAAAGAATTCTGGAGCAACTCTCGTGTTGCAAGTGGATAATTACGAGCCGAAAGAATTTCATTTTAACATTAAAGCTTCTGCCGATGCACAgttcaataatattcaatatatgTACATAGGAAGAAATGAATCCATGACAGAGGGATTTGCTGGTTGCATATCTAGAGTAGAATTCGATGATATTTACCCTCTGAAATTATTATTCCAAGAAAACGGGCCAGAAAACGTTCGTTCCTTGGGCACCTCGCTCACCGAAGATTTCTGCGGTGTAGAACCAATTACGCATCCACCCGATATCGTCGAAACCCGTCCACCACCACAGGTAGACGAAGAAAAAGTTCGAGCTGCTTACAACGAAACCGATACAGCGATTTTAGGAAGTGTTttagctattattattatcgcgTTAGTGGTAATGGCAGTGCTTATAGGAAGATACATGTCGAGACACAAAGGTGAATATTTAACGCAAGAGGATAAAGGTGCGGAGATAGCGTTAGACCCAGACTCAGCAGTTGTTCATTCAGCAACGGGACATCAAGTTCAAAAGAAGAAAGAAtggtttatttaa